One Dermatophagoides farinae isolate YC_2012a chromosome 1, ASM2471394v1, whole genome shotgun sequence genomic region harbors:
- the asp gene encoding LOW QUALITY PROTEIN: microtubule assembly factor abnormal spindle (The sequence of the model RefSeq protein was modified relative to this genomic sequence to represent the inferred CDS: deleted 1 base in 1 codon) has translation MDNRRISIYLPINNEENTYNESLPTIDHENIDFDDDGQEEFDSNIEFIFDNTKENNNGFKLPPRLAARLLMNKKPTSLPSQALPNIHNDRHVVNDNNENDRRQTMFIRHNTKKHDIDTASISSLDSVGDEISKSIPMFPDDSRYVTWINSVLATSFLIENITVDTARIINDCFISESAKYKGSTSKTNQIEVLKDGITSIAYREQQLMDKLRQKATAFFHCDQIANAKEALFEDIKFARYFIRKDRAIHMDVGSKKHILEVLMNYNPLWLKVALETIFNGIINDHSKNEVRCLVQFLTQHLLSFKEVAKRKNKNITTYFMNENNVKLAKEHIFFHFVLIVHFLDVAKRNRLIDHDPCLFRINAVYKSSRDIIISFSREYITGVGDITKSLRNAGIHLEHVQQPVEEFNFTATMLSKDLRCGLRLARILEIIYQRNDILPSLYYPSNNTTRKLHNMDIVFKMLQQVGIDFNYNGQTIAPKDICIGNRNKTIYLLDRLMQIFNLRQREIEYQKSLDKIVAIQRAFRRWIATQQERSLFLRKKVAAILIQRAFRSYRLTRECRQKFLCKKQASITIQRNWRGYHERKLYQTKRETTIMIQRRFRANREMKKCREQFQLLLQSTIIIQRAFRSYLLTRECRQKFLCKKQASITIQRYWRGYHERKLYQTKRETTIMIQRRFRANREMKKCREQFQLQRQSAITIQQAFRSYCLTQECRQKFLRKKQASITIQRYWRGYHERKLYQTKRETAVMIQRRFRANREMKKCREQFQLQRQSAITIQRAFRSYRLTRECRQKFLCKKQASITIQRYWRGYHERKLYQTKRETTIMIQRRFRANREMKKCREQFNYSVKAPFTIQRAFRSYRLTRECRQKFLCKKQASITIQRYWRGYHERKLYQTKRETTIMIQRRFRANREMKKCREQFQLQRQSAIIIQRTFKTYIWTREYRRQFVLMRQSAIVIQRYWRGYRERKRFIELRQSVMAIQRRFKANQLMRMDYRYFQKLKVATIFVQKKFRQNRQFTIDYHNYQSKKKSATLIQTWFRHCKQRKVINKWQTVVKTVVEQHKQKCENAAIKIQKFWRGYRVRREQREKINELQLILDRLDYANQTATENKKLINIIQKSIDRFRTATNIESVRRELENLEMATTYSIEICQIIVQTEWFMQVLINSFDHFNRSEPHKKLIGNILGIIINLLIRNDSIFLYNETVFEVMIRLLRNFPRSDFLLFRSLYILNLLLRNRQTFHCYKRNKHWIQILEAIVKKNAPKIAASRTKSVLELKKSSQILLNPINKFTLSIICSDLSKKIF, from the exons atggataaTAGACGAATATCAATTTATCTTCCAATTAATAATGAGGAAAATACTTACAATGAATCACTACCGACAATTGACCAtgaaaatatcgattttgacgatgatggccaagaagaatttgattccaatattgaatttatctTTGATAATActaaagaaaataataatggatttaAATTACCACCTCGACTTGCTGCCCGATtgttaatgaataaaaaaccgACTTCATTACCGAGCCAAGCTTTACCAAATATTCATAATGATCGGCATGTTGttaacgataataatgaaaatgatcgaCGACAAACAATGTTTATTCGACACAACACAAAAAAG CATGATATTGATACAGCCTCCATTTCTTCACTCGATTCTGTTGGtgatgaaatttcaaaatcgaTTCCCATGTTTCCTGATGATTCACGATACGTTACCTGGATCAATTCAGTATTGGCCACAAGTTTTcttattgaaaatattacCGTAGATACGGCCCGAATAATCAACGATTGTTTCATCAGTGAATCTGCAAAATATAAAGGTTCCACATCGAAAACAAATCAGATCGAAGTGTTAAAAGATGGAATAACATCGATTGCTTATCGTGAACAACAATTAATGGACAAATTACGACAAAAAGCAACTGCTTTCTTTCATTGTGATCAAATAGCAAACGCTAAAGAAGCTTTATTCGAAGACATTAAATTTGCTCGTTATTTTATCCGTAAAGATCGAGCCATACACATGGATGTCGGTTCAAAGAAGCATATATTGGAAGTTTTAATGAATTACAATCCTTTGTGGCTTAAGGTAGCACTCGAAACTATATTCAATGGgataatcaatgatcacTCAAAGAATGAAGTCCGTTGTCTAGTTCAATTCTTAACACAACATTTGCTTTCGTTCAAAGAAGTGgccaaacgaaaaaataaaaatataaccacttattttatgaatgaaaacaacgtCAAATTGGCCAAAGAACAtatctttttccatttcgtATTGATTGTACATTTTTTAGATGTTGCCAAACgcaatcgattaattgatCATGATCCTTGCCTATTTCGAATTAATGCCGTTTACAAATCGTCTCGagatatcatcatatcatttaGCCGTGAATATATAACAGGGGTTGGTGATATAACTAAAAGTTTACGAAATGCTGGCATACATCTAGAACATGTTCAACAACCGGTTgaagaattcaattttactGCCACCATGCTTAGTAAAGATCTCAGATGTGGTCTTAGATTGGCAAGAATTCTGGAAATCATTTATCAACGGAATGATATATTGCCAAGTCTTTATTATCCATCGAATAATACCACACGGAAATTGCACAACATGGATATTGTATTCAAAATGTTACAACAGGTTGGCATTGATTTCAACTATAATGGGCAAACAATCGCACCGAAAGACATTTGTATCGGAAATCGTAACAAaaccatttatttattggatCGTTTGAtgcaaattttcaatctcCGACAACGAGAAATTGAATACCAGAAATCACTGGACAAAATAGTAGCAATTCAAAGAGCTTTTCGAAGATGGATTGCAACCCAGCAAGAACGTAGTctttttttaagaaaaaaagttgctGCAATTCTCATTCAACGAGCATTCCGATCGTATCGTTTGACTCGGGAATGTcgtcaaaaatttttatgcAAAAAACAAGCTTCAATTACGATCCAACGAAACTGGCGTGGGTATCATGAACGGAAACTTTACCAAACAAAACGTGAAACAACTATAATGATACAACGTCGATTCCGAGCCAATCgagagatgaaaaaatgtcgTGAACAATTTCAACTACTGCTTCAAagtaccatcatcattcaacgaGCATTCCGATCGTATCTTTTGACTCGGGAATGTcgtcaaaaatttttatgtAAAAAACAAGCTTCAATTACGATCCAACGATACTGGCGTGGATATCATGAACGGAAACTTTACCAAACAAAACGTGAAACAACTATAATGATACAACGTCGATTCCGAGCCAATCgagagatgaaaaaatgtcgTGAACAATTTCAACTACAGCGTCAAAGTGCCATCACCATTCAACAAGCATTCCGATCTTATTGTTTGACTCAGGAATGTcgtcaaaaatttttgagaaaaaaacaagcttCGATTACGATCCAACGATACTGGCGTGGATATCATGAACGGAAACTTTACCAAACAAAACGTGAAACGGCCGTAATGATACAACGTCGATTCCGAGCCAATCgagagatgaaaaaatgtcgTGAACAATTTCAACTACAGCGTCAAAGCGCCATTACCATTCAACGAGCATTCCGATCGTATCGTTTGACTCGGGAATGCcgtcaaaaatttttatgcAAAAAACAAGCTTCAATTACGATCCAACGATACTGGCGTGGATATCATGAACGGAAACTTTACCAAACAAAACGTGAAACAACTATAATGATACAACGTCGATTCCGAGCCAATCgagagatgaaaaaatgtcgTGAACAA TTCAACTACAGCGTCAAAGCGCCATTCACCATTCAACGAGCATTCCGATCGTATCGTTTGACTCGGGAATGCcgtcaaaaatttttatgcAAAAAACAAGCTTCGATTACGATCCAACGATACTGGCGTGGATATCATGAACGGAAACTTTACCAAACAAAACGTGAAACAACTATAATGATACAACGTCGATTCCGAGCCAATCgagagatgaaaaaatgtcgTGAACAATTTCAACTACAGCGTCAAagcgccatcatcattcaacgGACATTTAAAACCTATATTTGGACTCGTGAATATCGTCGGCAATTCGTATTGATGAGACAATCGGCAATTGTAATACAACGATACTGGCGTGGATATCGTGAGAGAAAACGTTTTATTGAATTGCGACAAAGTGTCATGGCAATACAACGTCGATTCAAAGCTAATCAACTTATGCGAATGGATTATCgctattttcaaaaattgaaagtaGCCACAAtttttgtacaaaaaaagtttcgCCAAAATCGTCAATTTACtattgattatcataattatcaatcaaagaaaaaatctgcCACCCTTATACAAACTTGGTTTCGTCATTGTAAACAACGAAAAGTGATCAATAAGTGGCAAACCGTCGTTAAAACTGTCGTTgaacaacacaaacaaaaatgcgAGAATGCAGCAATCAAAATTCAG AAATTCTGGCGTGGTTACCGTGTACGTCGAGAGCAACGTGAAAAGATTAACGAATTACAACTAATTCTTGATCGATTAGATTATGCCAATCAGACGGCGaccgaaaataaaaaattgataaacattatccaaaaatcgattgatcgattccGTACTGCTACTAATATCGAATCGGTACGAAgagaattggaaaatttagAAATGGCAACAAcgtattcaattgaaatttgtcaAATTATAGTCCAAACAGAATGGTTTATGCAAGtattaatcaattcatttgatcattttaatcGAAGTGAACcacacaaaaaattaatcggAAACATTCTGggcatcattatcaatttattgattagaAACGATTCGATATTTCTTTATAATGAAACTGTTTTTGAAGTTATGATTCGTTTATTGCGAAATTTTCCGCGATCAGACTTTCTTCTATTTCGATCATTATACATTCTGAATCTTTTACTACGAAATAGACAAACTTTTCAT TGTtacaaacgaaacaaacacTGGATTCAGATCCTGGAGGCTATTGTGAAAAAGAATGCTCCAAAAATAGCGGCGTCTAGGACAAAATCCGTTTTAGAGctcaaaaaatcatcacaaatACTGTTGAATCCCATCAATAAATTTACATTGTCTATAATATGCTCGGATTTgtctaaaaaaattttttaa
- the LOC124492583 gene encoding cell division cycle 7-related protein kinase: protein MTESSVGKKTSPMFNTTNQSRNTIVLNGHNNFSSLRIEDPKKATSSLENDVYMKIMMNNVPKIAQYFNVVDKIGEGTFSKVYKAKLKRGIETDDNNNNNNNNNNDDGEECKYYALKYIIPIVKPARIAKELRFLRDLGGHSNIIPIKTCFYNSGHTVVVMPIVEHDRFQDYLCDLTITEIRSYMRNLLIALDRVHSHGIIHRDIKPSNFLYNRSTGQFALVDFGLSQSERELYHTINLSLYPYPNKSSMKTTITNDSKVRKNLSSKFQKNSTKIEDVQLKRSFNEMNNQSNVENENAKRKKLSHPQQQQQQTSSIFISPLTPSLMEMKNKDSKTSSNSLFVPGTPVKTPFNEHDTNACTTFQPEIPDTPIKDQYAYKTPTKTGEMRVDNVNKTPIKTAVLSIPETPPKTVQKNLQFSRATPPSLVNPKYKENVNHYNTPKTISKPMNFRFQTIKKLLHPELSSIQNGNNNTVNGVDNNLTISKLSQHNHQQRLCDCTQTATICHDCLSKIELNVPRAGTPGFRAPEILLRYPNQSTKIDIWSCGVIFASLLSGRYPFFRCNDDISCLAEIITLLGSSKVKRAANALGKTLTISRRSIPTMDLKKICIKLKTTSFPPTADDKSTTTTNKWYQAPDSAYDLLEHLLDPNPRTRFSANEALSHPFIIGTDNLSLDDVKSC from the exons ATGACCGAATCAAGTGTGGGTAAAAAAACTTCTCCCATGTTCAACACTACTAATCAATCGAGAAATACAATCGTTCTAAATggtcataataattttagtTCATTGCGTATTGAAGATCCGAAAAAAg CGACATCAAGCCTAGAGAATGATGTTtacatgaaaataatgatgaataatgtgCCGAAAATAGCACAATAttttaatgttgttgataaaattGGTGAAGGTACATTCTCTAAAGTATATAAAGCCAAATTAAAACGTGGTATCGAAAcggatgataataataataataacaacaacaacaacaatgatgatggtgaagaaTGCAAATATTATGCACTTAAATATATTATACCGATTGTGAAACCGGCTAGAATAGCAAAAGAATTACGTTTTCTTCGTGATTTAGGCGGACATTCGAATATTATACCAATAAAGACTTGTTTCTATAATTCTGGCcatactgttgttgttatgccTATCGTTGAACATGATCGATTTCAAGATTATCTATGCGATTTAACTATAACAGAAATTCGTTCATATATGCGTAATCTTTTAATTGCTTTGGATCGTGTTCATTCGCATGGCATTATTCATCGTGATATTAAACCATCAAATTTTCTATACAATCGATCTACTGGCCAATTTGCTTTAGTCGATTTTGGTCTATCACAAAGTGAACGTGAATTATATCATACAATCAATCTATCGTTGTATCCATATccaaataaatcatcaatgaaaacaacaatcactaATGATTCAAAAGTACGAAAAAATCTTAGTAGTAAATTtcagaaaaattcaacaaaaattgaagatgTTCAATTGAAAcgttcattcaatgaaatgaataatcaatccaatgttgaaaatgaaaatgctAAACGTAAAAAATTAAGtcatccacaacaacaacaacaacaaacgtcCAGTATATTCATTTCACCACTAACACCATCATTAATGGAGATGAAAAATAAGGATTCAAAAACAAgttcaaattcattatttgtacCTGGAACACCAGTTAAAACACCATTTAATGAACATGATACAAATGCATGTACAACATTTCAGCCGGAAATACCCGATACACCAATCAAAGATCAATACGCGTACAAAACACCAACGAAAACTGGTGAAATGCGCGTAGATAATGTGAATAAAACGCCGATTAAGACCGCCGTATTATCGATACCAGAAACACCGCCAAAAACTGTTcagaaaaatttacaatttagCCGTGCTACGCCACCGTCGTTAGTCAATCCAAAATATAAAGAAAACGTTAATCACTACAATACACCAAAAACGATATCGAAACCGATGAATTTTCGATTTCAAACtatcaaaaaattgttacATCCAGAATTATCTTCGATACaaaatggcaataataaCACTGTTAATGGTGTGGACAACAATTTAACCATCTCAAAATTATctcaacataatcatcaacagcgGCTATGTGATTGTACgcaaacagcaacaatttgCCATGATTGTCTTTCAAAAATAGAATTAAATGTTCCAAGGGCCGGTACGCCCGGTTTTCGTGCACCAGAAATTCTTTTACGTTATCCGAATCAAAGTACAAAAATCGACATATGGTCTTGTGGTGTAATATTTGCCAGTCTTCTTTCTGGGCGTTATCCATTTTTTCgctgtaatgatgatattagtTGTTTAGCTGAAATTATAACCTTACTAGGATCATCAAAAGTAAAACGTGCAGCTAATGCATTGGGAAAAACATTGACTATATCACGACGATCAATACCGACAATGGATTTAAAGAAAATCTgcatcaaattgaaaacgaCATCATTTCCACCAACAGCTGATGATAAATCGACAACCACCACAAATAAATGGTATCAAGCACCAGATTCTGCATATGATCTATTGGAACATTTGTTAGATCCAAATCCTCGGACACGTTTCAGTGCTAATGAAGCATTATCAcatccattcattattgGAACTGATAATCTCAGTCTCGATGATGTCAAatcttgttga
- the mms4 gene encoding methyl methanesulfonate sensitivity 4, whose translation MDPIELSDDSMDDSLLKPIPISKDYHQKTKSKPIIVTNENDDKDVIVELSITKPSKTFIPSNCMPNGSVNDDDDDSDVQIIEDHEDQPLNSSSDKLLLYTSIKDNPANIENDFINIRFDDGDDDDHWIELDSNDSLCHSTPLIRVVDKKYDNKPSTNRKILSRSNKKALIQSRKLKTLINKNKTKRVKPISKNLFENNDDEDDDDGQNRPTKIQQKDVINYTTIMIDSCLFDLAKQEIQTLFHSKSIGYEIQDKWKDYCVTWKCHPELETMILAANRNGNSLFKCMKISNNFLFDHLVILIQCDQLHTFLDSYLISQDEPKTNELFDLIKKQCRNYDIYNVSLIIYQMEKHLRSQQKIRDESFKRRINDMIVAENIDSEKPPAKNRRKQNKKQWPYKHSMTADNIDMLLIDCKFKFLHHFIDDDQNQSRSKLSFINVDSGLELANILFRYSRSIVEQIFRIDRQGRTNMEFFALSEKNQTIDPLKDGESKRQLWLQQLLQFPNISHDVAEAIVNRFHSPLILFNELMFKSSSSITAINMLSDIQSMSNTNRRVGNELATKIYLFMTSINPDQVLKTG comes from the coding sequence atggATCCAATCGAATTGAGTGATGATTCAATGGATGATTCATTACTTAAGCCGATTCCGATAAGtaaagattatcatcaaaaaactAAATCCAAACCAATCATCGtaacgaatgaaaatgacgaCAAAGATGTAATTGTTGAATTATCGATTACAAAACCTTCAAAGACTTTTATACCATCAAATTGCATGCCAAATGGTTcggtcaatgatgatgatgatgatagtgatgtACAAATCATTGAAGATCATGAAGATCAACCATTAAATTCTTCATCTGATAAACTATTATTGTATACATCGATTAAAGATAATCCCGCCAACATTGAGAatgatttcatcaatattcgatttgatgatggtgatgatgatgatcattggaTTGAATTAGATTCCAATGATTCATTGTGTCATAGTACACCATTGATTCGAGTGGTGgataaaaaatatgataaCAAACCGTCGACCAATCGTAAAATTCTATCGAGAAGTAATAAAAAAGCTTTGATACAATCACGAAAgttgaaaacattgataaataaaaacaaaacaaaacgtgTCAAACCAATTagtaaaaatttattcgaaaacaatgatgatgaagatgatgatgatggacagaATCGACCAAcgaaaattcaacaaaaagatGTCATCAATTATACGACCATAATGATCGATTCGTGTCTGTTTGATCTAGCCAAACAGGAGATTCAAACattatttcattcgaaaagTATTGGCTACGAGATTCAAGATAAATGGAAAGATTACTGTGTCACATGGAAATGTCATCCTGAACTTGAAACAATGATTTTGGCTGCAAATCGTAAtggaaattcattatttaaatGTATGAAAATATCGAATAATTTTCTATTCGATCATCTGGTTATATTAATTCAATGTGATCAATTACATACGTTTCTGGATTCATATTTAATTTCACAAGATGAAccaaaaacgaatgaattatttgatttgattaaaaaacaatgtcGAAATTATGATATCTACAACGTAAGCTTGATTATCtatcaaatggaaaaacatcTACGATCACAGCAAAAAATTCGGGACGAATCATTTAAACGGAGAATCAATGATATGATTGTAGCCGAAAATATAGACAGTGAAAAACCGCCAGCTAAAAATcgtcgaaaacaaaataaaaaacaatggccATATAAACATTCAATGACAGCCGACAATATCGATatgttattgattgattgtaaatttaaattcttacatcatttcattgatgatgatcaaaatcaatcacgttcgaaattatcattcatcaatgtgGATAGTGGACTGGAATTGGCCAACATATTGTTTCGTTATTCACGTTCAATTGTCGAACAAATTTTTCGTATCGATCGTCAAGGTCGTACgaatatggaattttttgctttatccgaaaaaaatcagaCAATTGATCCTTTGAAAGATGGTGAAAGCAAACGTCAACTTTGGTTACAGCAATTATTACAATTTCCCAATATTAGCCATGATGTTGCCGAAGCTATTGTTAATCGTTTTCATAGTCCTTTgatattattcaatgaattgatgttcaaatcatcatcatcgattaccGCTATCAATATGCTATCCGATATACAATCAATGTCAAATACAAACCGGCGAGTTGGCAATGAATTGGCAACAAAGATTTATCTGTTCATGACTAGTATTAATCCAGATCAAGTCTTGAAAACCGGATAG